The Venturia canescens isolate UGA chromosome 10, ASM1945775v1, whole genome shotgun sequence genome segment TTACTGTTGTAAAGAGGCTTTATCCTTGGAAAACGTGGAGCATGAAACCCGGCGAGGCCTTGCTTCAATTTTACTCGTGCGATGCCACAAATGTCTCTTACTGAACATTGTGAACACTGGTAAAACACACGCCTCGCCAGATAGTAACCATAACCAATATGATGTGAACTCAAAGTCAGTGCTTGGTAAGTCAGAACTAAAAAAGTACTCTTCACAATgcacaaattgaaaataattaagaattcatggaaatattttcaaaaaattttctacgcAGGCATTATGCAGGCTGGAATAGGATGGACACATCTGAATAAAATACTGGCGTGCCTCAATATACCAACAATCAACTTCACCACATATAAACGAtacgaaaaagaaatggtGGGAACAACGGTGGAAAAGGTTGCTAAAGAGAGTTGCGATAAAGCTGCTACATTAGAACGAGAGCTCACAATAAAGGATGTTACCGCCATTGAAAATTTGCTGTAAGGATTTGTTTTCTGCTTCTAGCGTTTTTGtgcaatattgaaaaaattcagtggcattggaataatttataattaatcaattttttgttcgatGAGACTAGAATTCAAATCGGTCAAAATTAactataaaaattatcaagaggTACCGCAGCgtcttgaaaataatcaattgCAAGACATTCGCTGCGCTGGTAATATCAAtatatgaaattatttactATACTATAATTTTACTATATAGTTATTTTAATGTCAATTCTGTTTTTATAATATTGTACATTACataaataattatataattatttatgattataCACTAGTATTCTCAATTATGCTTTGTCAAAAAATTGTCTCTGCATATGAAAACAGGTTttgcgttataaaaaaacctgAGAAATAATTGTAAGTAACAATTaagaaatgatttaaaaaatgctcCACAGAGCATGAATAAAGAGTTGTAAATAAAGAAGATGAGCAATCAAATGCTGAAATGttaatgataaaaatcaatatccaaataaaaagaaaataattgcaAAATCCTTCCTTGCTATTATTTTCTAGGGACATACTAATATACATAATAGTATGTCCCTGGAATATCTATTGCAACTGGAATATCTCTCTGGAACGTCTAtttatttgcaatttttacaaaaaaaaattgtacaatatGAACCTAGTTTTATGATTTAACCAACCCAACTGTATAACTCATCATTccatgcaaataaaaaatgaaaagttgttccgAAAATTTCCTTTTTGTTTTATGTTATCGCTAgctatcaattttttattatttcgaacaGGCCCGAAAATTTGCAAAaggaatttattattcgtggGAAGTCTTCGCAGAATTTATCCAGTGTCCAGTCTTCGTCGCAAATCTCTCCATCATTAATCGAAACAAATACTCAGTGTTTTCCGCTCCAAACCATCCCGGCCACGTCAAGCCACTCCTTAGCCAATCAAGAAGGACCTGAGCGTGCTTGCGACACAGAGCGTGGAATATTATCAAAGGAGACCGTAACATTTGATGATGTCGTACGTATCATGGTGTCATACGACATGGGATGGAGCAAAAGGGGTGCTGGACGAAGCTATGACAGCTTGAATGGTTTCGGAGCGATCATTGGAGTTAAGACTGGCCTTATTCTTGACTATGCTACTTGTAATCGTAAATGCAAGAAATGCGATTTGGGACACGATTCACGGGACCATGATTGTCGGAAAAATTTTTGGGGATCCGCTAAATCTATGGAACCGCACGTCGCTAAAAATCTTGTTAACAGtagcaaaattttgaaatcgcACAATATCGAGGTTGGGGTTTTGGTAGGTGATGACGACAGCTCTACGATAGCAGCTTGCCGAGCTACGAGCGAACACCCCATCGTAAAATTCTCGGACATAAATCACGCTTCCGGTGGTGTTACGAAAGAATTATACAAAATAAACAACAACCACAAATGCAAAGAATTAACAAAAGATGGAATCACATATCTACACCGTTGCTTTAAATATGCCATGACGACTAACAAAGGAGACAGTGTAGCTATGGCTCGAGATATCCAGTGCATACCCTACCACGCTTTCAACGACCATAGCAAATGCGGACCGTGGTGTGGATTTCATAGAGATCCTGAAAATTACGATCACACAATCATTCCAGGGGGTTTCCACGACGTACAATTATTCGaagctttgaaaaatatttttgaccgATTGGCAGCTAACGCTCAGAAATTTTCCGCTGCTGCTTCCAGTAACGTAAATGAAAGTCTGAATGCGAGTATGGCCAGCAAAGCACCGAAGTCAAGGTGTTATAGCTTAACTGCTTCATCGGATTACCGTTTTGCCAGCGCAGTTGCACAAAAGAATGAAGGCcccaaatttatcgaaaaagttCTGAAGTCTTCATCTATGTCGCCCGGAAAACACTGTCAACgatatctgaaaaaattggaaaagacGCGAGACGAAACGCGTAGACGAATGCGTACactggaatttaaaaaaagacgaCTTAATTTAAAGAAGA includes the following:
- the LOC122417431 gene encoding uncharacterized protein, coding for MGWSKRGAGRSYDSLNGFGAIIGVKTGLILDYATCNRKCKKCDLGHDSRDHDCRKNFWGSAKSMEPHVAKNLVNSSKILKSHNIEVGVLVGDDDSSTIAACRATSEHPIVKFSDINHASGGVTKELYKINNNHKCKELTKDGITYLHRCFKYAMTTNKGDSVAMARDIQCIPYHAFNDHSKCGPWCGFHRDPENYDHTIIPGGFHDVQLFEALKNIFDRLAANAQKFSAAASSNVNESLNASMASKAPKSRCYSLTASSDYRFASAVAQKNEGPKFIEKVLKSSSMSPGKHCQRYLKKLEKTRDETRRRMRTLEFKKRRLNLKKIRTALRHRTEDREGLTYETNCTLLDAPGENVDNNILLEDAVFEIEGELQSSIVLLDLETSGLRTDCDILQIAARCDKYTFSTYVKPRQPISASATAANGLTSCQGELMYQGLIVDSISLKQAMVNLRQWLASRVQPCYIATHNLAFDGPRLYNAIMKSMLNDDFQKVVGGFVDTLTVIRRLTGRKRKGECTIAGLAEWQNISAIGAHNAENDVNILARILHSLNITKENLIESAKTWEEQTHIWAKDRDAKAYLTDLTPLKNVVGEVIRKKMAYASVTINSLLNAYREAGPDRIAELMSSKINHP